The Thomasclavelia ramosa DSM 1402 genome includes a region encoding these proteins:
- a CDS encoding TIGR03905 family TSCPD domain-containing protein, which translates to MEIKFQPQGVCSKQIVIDVEDGIVNNVKFIGGCSGNTQGVGALAKGMQVNEVIERLQGIRCGARPTSCPDQLAKALVKHAM; encoded by the coding sequence ATGGAAATTAAATTTCAACCTCAAGGGGTATGCTCAAAACAAATAGTTATTGACGTTGAGGATGGCATTGTTAATAACGTAAAATTTATTGGTGGATGTTCTGGTAATACACAAGGTGTTGGAGCATTAGCAAAAGGGATGCAAGTAAATGAGGTAATCGAACGATTACAAGGTATTCGTTGTGGGGCAAGACCAACTAGTTGTCCTGATCAATTAGCTAAAGCATTAGTTAAACATGCGATGTAG
- a CDS encoding hemolysin family protein: protein MDPTQITNVIIFVILIIFSGIFSCTETAFLSVNKIRMRNLAEEGNKRALTVEKLLSNSDRLFSSILVGNNLVNIGASSLSTSFVISIFGDSATLVAAATGVVTFLILVFGEITPKSFATKNADTIALFLARFVALVCTLFTPVVFFLNIITSFFIKILGGARDSGPTMTEEDLKTIVTVGHEEGVLEEQEKEMIHNVFEFGETEIKEIMTPRIHVESIPDDCSYQELMEIYQRSQFSRYPVHSESFDEIVGVLNVKDLLFFNIDPDEFVVKDFMRDTFVVYEFNEVADVFASMRKEHATLAIVLDEYGVMSGIVTFEDIVEEIVGEIDDEYDAEEDEMIISLGENEYLIDGSLNLNEVNDRVGTDFDSEDFESIGGLVLGEVSGVPEIDDEVQIENVIFKIVKMHKNRIAQLKVTILEEKKDEEEEHH, encoded by the coding sequence GTGGACCCGACCCAGATAACCAACGTTATAATATTTGTCATTTTAATTATTTTCTCAGGTATTTTTTCTTGTACTGAAACAGCATTTTTATCTGTTAATAAAATCAGGATGCGAAACTTAGCTGAAGAAGGAAATAAAAGAGCACTAACAGTAGAGAAGCTGTTATCTAATTCGGATCGTTTATTTAGTTCAATCTTAGTAGGAAATAACTTAGTTAATATCGGTGCTTCATCGTTATCTACATCATTTGTGATTTCAATTTTTGGAGATTCAGCAACTCTAGTAGCTGCAGCTACTGGAGTAGTTACATTCTTGATTTTGGTTTTTGGTGAAATTACACCAAAATCTTTTGCAACTAAGAATGCAGATACAATTGCTTTATTTTTGGCACGATTTGTTGCTTTAGTTTGTACTCTTTTTACCCCAGTGGTATTTTTCTTAAATATCATTACAAGCTTTTTCATTAAAATATTGGGTGGTGCTCGTGACAGTGGACCAACCATGACAGAAGAAGATTTAAAGACGATCGTTACAGTAGGTCATGAAGAGGGGGTATTAGAAGAACAGGAAAAGGAAATGATTCATAATGTATTTGAGTTTGGTGAAACTGAGATCAAAGAAATTATGACGCCAAGAATTCATGTTGAGAGTATTCCCGATGATTGTTCTTACCAAGAATTGATGGAAATTTATCAACGTAGTCAATTTTCACGTTACCCAGTGCATAGTGAATCATTTGACGAAATTGTGGGAGTTTTAAATGTTAAGGATTTACTTTTCTTTAATATCGATCCTGATGAATTTGTTGTAAAAGATTTTATGCGCGATACTTTTGTTGTTTATGAATTTAATGAAGTTGCGGATGTGTTTGCTTCGATGCGTAAAGAACATGCAACATTAGCGATTGTACTAGATGAATATGGGGTTATGAGTGGAATTGTTACTTTTGAAGATATTGTTGAAGAAATTGTAGGCGAAATCGATGATGAATATGATGCTGAAGAAGACGAAATGATCATTTCTCTAGGAGAAAATGAATATTTAATAGATGGAAGCTTGAATTTAAATGAAGTTAATGATAGAGTAGGAACTGATTTCGATTCTGAAGATTTTGAATCAATTGGTGGATTAGTTCTTGGAGAGGTATCTGGTGTTCCTGAAATTGATGATGAAGTTCAGATTGAAAACGTAATTTTTAAGATTGTAAAAATGCATAAAAACAGAATTGCTCAATTAAAAGTGACGATTCTAGAAGAAAAGAAAGATGAAGAGGAAGAGCATCACTAG
- the mutM gene encoding DNA-formamidopyrimidine glycosylase → MPELPEVETVRRTLKNFVLNKKIISIDVLYPNIIEDDVEEFIEACTNQTINDIDRAGKFLIFKLDDIAFVSHLRMEGKYHYVEHDEPLNKHDHIIFNLDDNKQLRYNDTRKFGRMKLVSLDNYMNEIPLCKLGPEPFNAKLEDIYPKLHKSNLPIKHAILDQSIIAGIGNIYANEICFAMGLNPNTPACKLTKKSVQELIEVSSAILNEAIAQGGTTIHSFSANGIDGLFQVKLKAHLQKVCPICGGEITKVAIKGRGTYYCKHCQKRRR, encoded by the coding sequence ATGCCAGAACTACCAGAAGTTGAAACTGTTCGTAGAACGTTAAAAAATTTTGTTTTGAATAAAAAAATTATTTCAATCGATGTATTATATCCTAATATTATTGAAGATGATGTTGAGGAATTTATTGAAGCCTGTACAAATCAGACTATTAATGATATTGATCGGGCTGGAAAATTTTTAATCTTTAAATTAGATGATATTGCATTTGTCTCACATCTTCGTATGGAAGGAAAGTATCATTATGTTGAACATGATGAGCCGTTAAATAAACATGATCATATCATTTTCAATCTTGACGATAATAAGCAGTTACGCTATAACGATACTCGTAAATTTGGTCGTATGAAATTAGTTAGTCTGGATAATTATATGAATGAAATCCCCCTTTGCAAATTGGGTCCAGAGCCTTTTAATGCCAAGTTGGAAGATATTTATCCAAAATTACATAAAAGTAATTTACCAATTAAACATGCTATTTTGGATCAAAGTATTATTGCGGGGATTGGGAATATTTACGCAAATGAAATATGTTTTGCAATGGGTTTAAATCCAAATACACCGGCATGTAAATTAACGAAAAAGAGTGTTCAGGAACTTATTGAGGTGTCATCAGCAATTTTAAATGAAGCGATTGCTCAAGGAGGAACGACGATTCATTCATTTTCAGCGAATGGGATCGATGGTTTATTTCAAGTTAAATTAAAAGCCCACTTACAAAAAGTTTGTCCAATTTGTGGTGGTGAGATTACCAAAGTAGCAATAAAAGGTCGTGGGACTTATTACTGTAAGCATTGTCAAAAAAGGAGAAGGTAA
- a CDS encoding Gfo/Idh/MocA family protein encodes MINWGIVGAGRIAHRFCEALAQDSRANLEAVSCRTLEKAKAFQEKHPCNKAYDSFQAVLDDPEIEAVYIALPHLYHFEWVKKAILANKKILVEKPATMNTAEMEEIKDLVKKHHILFMEAMKTRFVPGYQEAKSLVSEGIIGELECLETSFCGKVDYNQNSYLFDIKQGGCLLDLGIYNIAYLDDYFKVPLDTVDVTCKYHDCGVDTYVKAILNFGKQTGIVECAMDRNKENQAVLTGTLGKMIIRPIHRPLDLEVILNSGEIFKYHIEYDHDDFYSEIVHFNDLIENGQVESTIMSLDHSINCAKILEAVREMM; translated from the coding sequence ATGATTAATTGGGGAATAGTTGGAGCTGGTCGGATCGCTCATCGTTTCTGTGAAGCTCTGGCTCAAGATTCACGTGCTAATTTAGAAGCCGTTAGTTGTCGAACGCTAGAGAAGGCAAAAGCTTTTCAAGAAAAACATCCATGTAATAAAGCTTATGATAGTTTTCAAGCTGTTTTGGATGATCCTGAAATTGAAGCGGTTTATATTGCCTTACCGCATTTATATCATTTTGAATGGGTCAAAAAAGCTATTCTTGCTAATAAGAAAATTTTAGTTGAGAAGCCAGCTACAATGAATACTGCAGAAATGGAAGAAATAAAAGATTTAGTTAAAAAGCATCATATTTTATTTATGGAAGCGATGAAAACTCGTTTTGTACCTGGTTATCAAGAAGCAAAAAGTTTGGTTAGTGAAGGAATTATTGGTGAACTTGAATGTCTTGAAACTAGTTTTTGCGGTAAAGTTGATTATAATCAGAATTCTTATCTGTTTGATATAAAGCAGGGTGGTTGTTTATTAGATTTGGGTATTTATAATATTGCTTATCTAGATGATTATTTTAAAGTACCTTTGGATACTGTCGATGTTACTTGTAAATATCATGATTGTGGTGTTGATACATATGTAAAAGCTATTTTAAATTTTGGGAAACAAACTGGTATTGTTGAATGTGCGATGGATCGAAATAAAGAAAACCAGGCAGTATTGACAGGAACGCTTGGTAAAATGATAATTCGACCAATTCATCGGCCGCTTGATTTAGAAGTTATTTTAAATAGTGGTGAAATATTCAAATATCACATTGAATATGATCATGATGATTTTTATAGTGAAATCGTACATTTTAATGATCTAATAGAAAATGGTCAGGTTGAAAGTACAATAATGAGTCTTGACCATAGCATCAATTGTGCTAAGATACTAGAGGCAGTACGGGAGATGATGTAA
- the coaE gene encoding dephospho-CoA kinase (Dephospho-CoA kinase (CoaE) performs the final step in coenzyme A biosynthesis.) — translation MKVLGITGSIATGKSTVTNYLKQRGYLVVDSDKLAYDALTIDEVCIKQTKNRFDLPAGPIDRKALGRIIFNDKQAKKDLEAIIHPYVIKKMQEIIVLNQHLDLIFLDIPLLFESNLEYLCDAVIVVYLKEDEEIKRLMKRDNIDEDYARLIIGNQMSIEEKKMRADIVLDNNQGLDELYQQIETLLKGR, via the coding sequence GTGAAGGTTTTAGGAATAACTGGCAGTATTGCAACTGGTAAAAGTACGGTGACGAATTATCTAAAACAGCGAGGCTATCTAGTGGTTGATAGTGATAAATTAGCTTACGATGCACTAACTATTGATGAGGTGTGTATTAAACAAACAAAAAATCGCTTTGATTTACCAGCTGGACCAATTGATCGTAAAGCTTTAGGTCGGATTATTTTTAATGATAAACAAGCAAAAAAGGATTTGGAAGCAATAATTCATCCTTATGTAATCAAGAAAATGCAAGAAATAATTGTGCTTAATCAGCATCTTGATTTAATTTTTTTAGATATACCGCTATTATTTGAAAGTAATTTGGAATATTTATGTGATGCAGTAATTGTTGTATATTTAAAAGAGGACGAAGAAATAAAAAGATTGATGAAGCGTGATAATATTGATGAAGATTATGCAAGGTTGATCATTGGTAACCAAATGAGTATTGAAGAAAAGAAAATGAGAGCGGATATTGTTTTAGATAATAATCAGGGTCTTGATGAATTATATCAACAAATTGAAACATTATTGAAAGGAAGATAA
- the polA gene encoding DNA polymerase I — translation MKELVMIDGNSLLYRAYYATAAMGNLMVNKDGVPTNAVYGFANMLESILKGNPEYLVVAFDYGKKTFRNDLFEVYKGTRSATPDELACQFSMIREYLTAHGIRYQEIEGYEGDDIIGTVAVKASKQRFKVSIVTSDKDMLQLVDDNISVYLTKKGVGELEKITPAKFKEIYGLIPDQMRDLKGLMGDKSDNIPGIPGVGEKTALKLLKEYHTVENLSEHLDDLKGKMGEKIRDNIDQGLLSKRIATIIKDVPMEIDLEEYRYQGHDYNELAEFYRRYSMNSLLKRMSLNNEEVQAEKAVDVKIVTQLPIIKRDSSLVVGVYDTNYHRSMIVGFAVYNDSEAYFIGTEDALNCTNFKNFISDKKIEKYGYDIKKSINAAKWHGLEIENYVFDLQLASYILNPSLKDEIRSVCEYYEYYDVFYDEEVYGKGAKKKVPETSRVAEHLIKQAKAIYILKDQAIEKLNNENQFELYKDVEMPVAKILARMEFQGAKVDSVVLKQLEEQFGREINILEKEIHTLANREFNIASPKQLGEVLFEDLGLPNGKKTKTGYSTSVDILNKLKDIHPIIDKVLKYRTLSKLYSTYIIGLQDQVFIDGKIHTIYNQALTQTGRLSSTDPNLQNIPVKTPEGKLIRKAFVPEYDYLVSFDYSQIELRVLAHLAGVKSLIKAFNEDKDIHRHTASEIFRVPEEQVDSTMRRNAKAVNFGIIYGMSDFGLAEQVGVSVGEAREFIKRYFENYPEIKLYMDSNIDFCKKNGYVTTMLNRKRFIREINEKNYMRQEFGKRLAMNSPIQGSAADIIKVAMIKVDELLKKHQLKSKMILQVHDELIFDVYQEELQEVMEIVAKGMTTAIKMDVELKAEGSYAVNWYELK, via the coding sequence ATGAAAGAATTAGTAATGATTGATGGAAACTCGTTGTTGTACCGTGCTTATTATGCAACGGCAGCAATGGGAAATTTAATGGTAAATAAAGATGGTGTTCCTACTAATGCAGTGTATGGATTTGCCAATATGTTAGAAAGTATTTTAAAGGGTAATCCTGAGTATTTAGTTGTTGCCTTTGATTACGGTAAAAAAACTTTTAGAAATGATTTATTTGAAGTTTATAAAGGAACTCGTAGCGCCACTCCTGATGAATTAGCTTGTCAGTTTTCAATGATTCGTGAATATTTAACAGCTCATGGAATTCGTTATCAGGAAATCGAAGGGTATGAAGGCGATGATATTATTGGAACTGTTGCTGTTAAAGCAAGCAAACAACGTTTTAAAGTAAGTATTGTTACAAGTGATAAAGACATGCTCCAATTAGTTGATGATAATATTAGTGTTTATCTTACTAAGAAGGGGGTAGGAGAATTAGAAAAAATCACCCCTGCTAAATTTAAAGAAATATATGGTTTGATTCCTGATCAAATGCGCGATTTAAAAGGATTGATGGGTGATAAATCTGATAATATTCCAGGGATTCCCGGAGTTGGAGAAAAAACAGCTTTAAAATTACTAAAGGAATATCATACAGTTGAGAATTTAAGCGAACATCTTGATGATTTAAAAGGAAAGATGGGTGAAAAAATTCGTGATAATATTGATCAGGGATTGTTATCAAAGCGAATTGCAACAATTATTAAAGATGTGCCGATGGAAATCGATTTAGAAGAATATCGTTATCAAGGACATGATTATAATGAGTTAGCTGAATTCTACCGACGTTACAGCATGAATTCATTATTAAAAAGAATGTCTTTGAATAATGAGGAGGTTCAGGCTGAAAAAGCAGTCGATGTTAAAATCGTAACTCAATTACCAATTATTAAGCGTGATAGTTCATTGGTTGTAGGTGTGTATGATACAAATTATCATCGGTCAATGATCGTTGGATTTGCAGTTTATAACGATAGTGAAGCTTATTTCATTGGAACTGAGGATGCCTTAAATTGTACTAATTTTAAAAATTTTATTAGTGATAAGAAAATTGAAAAATATGGTTATGATATTAAAAAGAGTATTAATGCAGCAAAATGGCATGGCCTTGAAATAGAAAATTATGTTTTTGATCTTCAATTAGCTTCTTATATATTGAATCCAAGTTTAAAAGATGAGATTCGCAGTGTTTGTGAGTATTATGAGTATTACGATGTTTTTTATGATGAAGAAGTATATGGAAAGGGTGCAAAGAAGAAGGTTCCTGAAACATCAAGAGTAGCAGAGCATTTAATTAAACAGGCAAAAGCTATTTATATTTTAAAGGATCAGGCAATTGAAAAATTGAATAATGAAAATCAATTTGAATTATATAAAGATGTTGAAATGCCAGTTGCAAAAATTTTAGCACGTATGGAGTTTCAAGGGGCAAAAGTTGATTCTGTTGTTTTAAAACAACTAGAGGAACAATTCGGTCGTGAAATTAATATTTTAGAAAAAGAGATTCATACGCTTGCTAATAGAGAGTTTAATATCGCATCACCTAAACAGTTGGGAGAAGTTTTATTCGAGGATTTAGGTTTGCCTAATGGTAAGAAAACGAAAACAGGATATTCTACATCAGTAGATATTTTGAATAAACTAAAAGATATACATCCGATTATTGATAAAGTCTTAAAGTATCGAACGCTTTCTAAATTATATTCTACATATATTATAGGATTACAAGATCAAGTTTTTATAGATGGGAAGATTCATACAATCTATAATCAGGCGTTGACGCAAACAGGAAGGTTATCATCAACCGATCCTAACCTGCAAAATATACCTGTTAAAACACCAGAAGGAAAACTCATTCGTAAAGCTTTTGTTCCGGAATATGATTATTTAGTATCTTTTGATTATTCACAAATTGAACTTAGAGTCTTGGCTCATTTAGCGGGTGTTAAATCATTGATCAAAGCTTTTAACGAAGATAAAGATATTCATCGCCATACTGCTAGTGAAATATTTAGAGTACCTGAAGAACAAGTTGATAGTACGATGCGACGTAATGCTAAGGCTGTAAACTTTGGAATTATTTATGGAATGTCTGATTTTGGTTTGGCAGAACAAGTTGGAGTAAGCGTAGGGGAAGCGCGTGAATTTATCAAGCGTTATTTTGAAAACTATCCTGAGATAAAATTATATATGGATAGTAATATTGATTTTTGTAAGAAAAATGGTTATGTTACAACGATGCTGAATCGGAAACGTTTTATTCGTGAAATTAATGAAAAAAATTATATGCGTCAAGAGTTTGGAAAACGATTAGCAATGAATTCACCAATACAAGGATCGGCAGCTGATATTATTAAGGTTGCAATGATCAAAGTTGATGAGCTATTGAAGAAACACCAATTAAAATCTAAGATGATCTTACAAGTACACGATGAATTGATCTTTGATGTTTATCAAGAAGAATTACAAGAAGTTATGGAAATTGTTGCTAAAGGAATGACGACTGCAATTAAGATGGATGTTGAATTAAAAGCAGAAGGAAGTTATGCCGTTAATTGGTATGAACTTAAATAG
- the dnaE gene encoding DNA polymerase III subunit alpha, with the protein MLGHLQVYSSYSFQNSTILIEDLVKKASDLHYEALALTDKDNMYGAMELAKYAKKYGIKAVFGLEASVEINHEIYPLLLLARDVTGYFDLVKITSEICLSERGAISLEALSLYREHLFVISACKEGIIERLILKELDSEALKYLELFKNTFNNFYVGLQNHGIAMQQKLNERLVALATLQNIPICVTNEVRYLNKDEAFTLDLLQASAKGMMLDLEHQVQTDQLYLKSSFEMESLFDKKYIENTNDIIRLCNVTIPTDQMHLPKYPVPKDGDAGDYLRQLCLVGLKKRFKGKNIPNEYIERLKKELTVINKMGFNDYFLIVFDYVRYAKMHKILVGPGRGSAAGSLVAYVLGITGVDPLRYDLLFERFLNEERISMPDIDIDFQDDRRDEVVNYVTEKYGHEHVAQIVTFSTYGPKVAIKDLGKVLGVPLPRLELLTKNIPTNYKNRKSAREVFETSYSFQSMVNKDPALRKIMPAVFIVEKLPRNISTHAAGVVLSNDVLDQVVPLVRGPNNGVVTQYSKDYIEEVGLLKMDFLGLKNLTIIDYIIKDIAKNHQVEININDIDLQDKKTYEMISRGDTFGIFQLESSGMKNLLVKMQCDCLDDVIAAIALFRPGPMANIPSYIARKKGKEPITYPLECLKPILKSTYGILLYQEQIMQAAQLVAGFSLAKADILRKAMSKKTASLMKAMKSEFIQGGIANGFSELEAVKVFELIERFANYGFNKSHSVVYGYIAYWLAYLKANFPLEFFSALLSNEQSSDASKLSCIQEGKKYGVKLLAPSINYSTDRFKVEDGNIRYSLLAIKNVGYAGYKAIEAERQNGTFKDIFDFVSRMESSKLNSKMLDSLIMAGAFDEFKLNRTTIKQNLHKIMEYAELKNSIGIEEPPILTIVRDNRIKVLEEEKMVLGVYLTMHPIALIKNNLKEQIVNLNELSNYIDQPVRVIMALSRVKVIVDKKGQEMCFVDGYDETGEVDAVVFASSFQVLKKILVRGEICLIEGRVNYRDKLSLIINQAKNVR; encoded by the coding sequence ATGCTAGGACATTTACAAGTTTATAGTTCATATAGTTTTCAAAATAGTACTATCTTAATTGAGGACTTGGTAAAAAAAGCTAGTGATCTCCACTATGAGGCGCTAGCTTTAACTGATAAAGATAACATGTATGGGGCAATGGAACTAGCTAAATATGCTAAAAAATACGGTATTAAAGCAGTCTTTGGGTTAGAAGCAAGTGTTGAAATCAATCATGAGATATATCCGTTATTACTATTGGCAAGGGACGTGACGGGTTATTTTGATTTGGTTAAAATAACTAGTGAAATTTGTTTGAGTGAAAGAGGTGCGATTAGTTTAGAGGCACTGTCATTATATCGTGAACATCTATTTGTAATTTCAGCATGTAAAGAAGGAATTATTGAACGACTTATCCTAAAAGAACTGGATTCGGAGGCGTTAAAGTATTTAGAACTGTTTAAAAACACTTTTAATAATTTTTATGTAGGATTACAAAACCATGGTATTGCAATGCAACAAAAATTAAATGAACGTTTAGTCGCTTTAGCAACTCTCCAAAATATTCCCATTTGTGTAACCAATGAGGTCCGTTATTTAAATAAAGATGAGGCTTTTACTTTAGATCTTTTACAAGCTTCCGCTAAAGGAATGATGTTAGATTTAGAACACCAAGTTCAAACTGATCAATTATATTTAAAATCTAGTTTTGAAATGGAGAGTCTTTTTGATAAAAAATATATTGAAAATACTAACGATATAATACGACTGTGTAATGTAACCATTCCAACAGATCAAATGCATTTACCTAAATACCCAGTTCCTAAAGATGGCGATGCTGGTGATTACTTAAGGCAATTATGTTTAGTTGGTTTGAAAAAACGATTTAAAGGAAAAAACATTCCTAATGAATATATTGAACGCTTAAAAAAAGAATTAACAGTAATCAATAAGATGGGATTTAATGACTATTTTTTAATTGTTTTTGATTATGTTCGATATGCTAAAATGCATAAGATCTTAGTTGGCCCAGGACGTGGTTCAGCGGCTGGCAGCCTAGTGGCTTATGTATTGGGAATTACTGGAGTAGATCCATTGCGATATGACTTACTATTTGAACGTTTTTTAAATGAAGAAAGAATTAGTATGCCTGATATTGATATTGATTTTCAAGATGACCGTCGTGATGAAGTTGTAAATTACGTTACTGAAAAATATGGTCATGAGCATGTAGCGCAAATCGTTACTTTTTCTACTTATGGTCCTAAAGTAGCAATTAAAGATCTTGGAAAAGTACTAGGGGTACCCTTGCCACGATTAGAATTGTTAACTAAAAATATTCCTACTAATTATAAGAATCGTAAGAGTGCTCGAGAAGTTTTTGAAACATCATATAGTTTTCAATCAATGGTGAATAAAGATCCTGCATTAAGAAAGATCATGCCTGCTGTTTTTATTGTTGAAAAATTGCCACGTAATATTTCAACGCATGCAGCGGGAGTGGTTTTATCAAATGACGTATTGGACCAAGTTGTCCCGCTTGTCAGAGGTCCTAACAATGGAGTTGTAACTCAATATTCAAAAGATTATATCGAAGAAGTCGGCTTGCTCAAAATGGACTTTTTAGGTTTAAAGAATTTAACGATCATTGATTATATTATTAAAGATATTGCTAAGAATCATCAAGTTGAAATTAATATTAACGACATTGATCTTCAGGATAAAAAAACTTATGAAATGATCAGTCGTGGTGATACTTTTGGAATCTTTCAATTAGAGTCCTCAGGAATGAAAAATTTATTAGTTAAGATGCAATGTGATTGTCTTGATGATGTTATTGCTGCAATCGCATTATTTAGACCAGGACCGATGGCTAATATTCCTTCATATATCGCTCGAAAAAAAGGCAAAGAACCAATAACTTATCCATTAGAATGTTTAAAGCCAATTTTAAAATCTACATATGGAATTCTTTTATACCAAGAACAAATTATGCAGGCGGCACAATTAGTTGCTGGATTTTCATTAGCTAAAGCGGATATTTTGAGAAAAGCAATGTCAAAAAAGACAGCGAGTTTAATGAAAGCGATGAAGAGTGAATTTATTCAAGGGGGAATTGCTAATGGGTTTAGTGAGCTCGAAGCAGTTAAAGTGTTTGAATTGATTGAAAGGTTTGCTAACTATGGTTTTAATAAATCACATTCGGTTGTCTATGGATATATTGCCTATTGGTTAGCATATTTAAAGGCGAACTTTCCATTAGAATTTTTTAGTGCTTTATTATCAAATGAACAAAGTAGTGATGCAAGTAAACTTAGTTGTATCCAAGAGGGAAAAAAATATGGTGTTAAACTATTGGCACCATCAATCAATTATTCAACTGATCGCTTTAAAGTTGAAGATGGCAATATTCGTTATTCTTTATTAGCGATTAAAAATGTTGGTTATGCAGGATATAAAGCAATTGAAGCAGAGCGTCAAAATGGTACTTTTAAAGATATATTTGATTTTGTTTCTAGAATGGAATCAAGCAAATTAAATAGTAAAATGCTTGATAGTTTAATTATGGCAGGAGCTTTTGATGAGTTTAAATTAAATCGCACGACAATTAAACAAAATTTACATAAGATTATGGAATATGCAGAATTGAAAAATTCAATTGGAATCGAAGAACCACCGATCCTAACGATCGTTCGTGATAATCGGATCAAAGTATTGGAAGAAGAAAAGATGGTCCTTGGAGTATATTTGACAATGCATCCGATTGCTTTGATCAAGAATAACTTAAAGGAGCAAATAGTTAATTTAAATGAATTATCCAATTATATTGATCAGCCGGTTAGAGTTATTATGGCATTATCGAGAGTAAAAGTGATTGTTGATAAAAAAGGACAAGAGATGTGCTTTGTTGATGGTTACGATGAAACTGGTGAAGTAGATGCTGTTGTCTTTGCTTCAAGTTTTCAAGTTTTAAAGAAAATATTAGTACGTGGTGAGATTTGTTTAATTGAAGGTAGAGTTAATTATCGTGATAAACTATCACTAATAATAAATCAAGCAAAAAATGTACGTTAA
- the rlmD gene encoding 23S rRNA (uracil(1939)-C(5))-methyltransferase RlmD: protein MKKNVEIKKLGINGEGIGYIDRKIVFVPGALPQEEVIVEIIKQTRTYSEGKLLQVVKPSKDRVTPKCRSYDNCQGCTMLHLSYFKQLNAKKEAVRESIRKYTEYDLSRTIFKDVIAAPSQEGFITAVNLPIVDFKGKISFGIYQRDSKYLTLMTRCFKQHPIINECLLKLEEILTTNKCKTYSDKFRTGLRFLKVKLIDNKLQLVFITGRDGLKEEIVKEISQLPHVASIFMSVNTSKHQEFDELGYSKLYGATRLELHDDKNQYLVSVKSKLPENIEMMWKQNQTIKSLVQDSQKIISLNCGIGLLELNLDQEIVAIDEKRYQIDDAKLNAKYLKKENVTFIAGDLDSKIVTYAKKKVYDTLIIQNERYGLSDTIKDTIKIAKFKTIIYACQSHSTLAKDLADLEKNYKLERIIGLDTSCHNSYLTTIVKLVRK from the coding sequence ATGAAGAAAAATGTAGAAATTAAAAAATTAGGGATTAATGGTGAAGGTATCGGGTATATTGATCGAAAGATCGTTTTTGTTCCTGGAGCGTTGCCACAAGAAGAAGTTATTGTTGAAATTATTAAACAGACTAGAACTTATAGCGAAGGGAAATTACTACAAGTAGTAAAACCATCAAAAGATCGTGTTACGCCTAAGTGTCGTTCGTATGATAATTGTCAAGGGTGTACGATGTTGCATTTAAGTTATTTCAAGCAGTTGAATGCAAAAAAAGAAGCTGTACGCGAATCAATTAGAAAATATACAGAGTATGATTTATCAAGAACAATTTTTAAAGATGTAATTGCGGCGCCTAGTCAAGAGGGCTTTATTACTGCTGTTAATTTGCCTATTGTTGATTTTAAAGGGAAAATTAGTTTTGGAATCTATCAACGTGATAGTAAATATTTAACATTAATGACAAGATGTTTTAAACAACATCCAATAATTAATGAGTGTTTATTAAAATTAGAAGAGATTTTAACTACAAATAAATGTAAAACATATAGTGATAAATTTAGAACAGGATTAAGGTTTTTAAAGGTTAAATTAATTGATAATAAATTACAATTAGTTTTTATTACAGGTCGTGATGGGTTGAAGGAAGAAATTGTTAAAGAAATTAGTCAATTGCCACATGTTGCTAGTATCTTCATGTCTGTTAATACTTCAAAGCATCAAGAGTTTGATGAGTTAGGATATTCAAAATTATATGGGGCAACGAGACTAGAGTTGCACGATGATAAAAATCAATATCTAGTATCGGTTAAAAGTAAATTACCAGAAAATATTGAGATGATGTGGAAACAAAATCAAACAATTAAATCATTAGTACAGGACAGTCAAAAAATAATTTCGTTGAATTGTGGAATTGGGTTATTAGAACTTAATCTTGATCAAGAAATTGTAGCGATTGATGAAAAAAGATATCAAATTGATGATGCTAAATTAAATGCTAAGTATTTAAAGAAGGAAAATGTTACTTTTATTGCTGGTGACCTAGATAGTAAAATTGTTACATACGCTAAAAAGAAAGTCTATGATACTTTAATTATTCAAAATGAACGTTATGGATTAAGTGATACAATCAAAGATACAATTAAAATTGCTAAATTTAAAACAATTATCTATGCTTGTCAGTCACATTCAACTTTAGCAAAGGATTTAGCTGATTTAGAAAAAAATTACAAATTGGAAAGAATTATTGGCTTAGATACATCTTGTCATAATTCATACCTAACAACGATTGTAAAATTGGTTCGAAAATAA